tcctacgaggatcagccgcaggtggacatcacctttggcgctgcctcctacgaggatcagccgcaggtggacatcacctttggcgctgcctcctacgaggatCTGCCGCAGGTGGAATTAActtccaagccagctcctcttgtgctaggagagaagaggaagatgttccGGTGGCCCCGTGACACTGAACCGGTTGTGTTCTTGGAGGCTTCCTGCTCTTCAAAGAAGCCATGGAACCCAGCTGATCAGAAGGACCAGAAGAGGCGACGCATTCCATCCAAGCCCGTGGTctttctcggcgctgcctcctacgaggatcagccgcaggtggacatcacctttggcgctgcctcctacgaggatctgccgcaggtggacatcacctttggcgctgcctcctacgaggatCTGCCGCAGGTGGAATTAActtccaagccagctcctcttgtgctaggagagaagaggaagatgttccGGTGGCCCCGTGACACTGAACCGGTTGTGTTCTTGGAGGCTTCCTGCTCCTCAAAGAAGCCATGGAACCCAGCTGATCAGAAGGAGCAGAAGAGGCGACATATTCCATCCAAGCCCGTGGTctttctcggcgctgcctcctacgaggatcagccgcaggtggacatcacctttggcgctgcctcctacgaggatctgccgcaggtggacatcacctttggcgctgcctcctacgaggatCTGCCGCAGGTGGAATTAActtccaagccagctcctcttgtgctaggagagaagaggaagatgttccGGTGGCCCCGTGACACTGAACCGGTTGTGTTCTTGGAGGCTTCCTGCTCCTCAAAGAAGCCATGGAACCTGGGTTGAGAAAGAACCAttattgaataataaataaatataaatataatttattaaatttttaggactgcaaagcagcactgcgggcccgagcacatgcattttgaagcgttgcatcGTTTtgccaaaaaataaataaataatgactgagaaaatattgacacatagagctgttcaggcttggactctgatcatgagacagaagtttggtaatgataggacaatgcacagtggagttatgacaacatcgtctcctttagcgaaggatgaaccttcgccgtacaTCAATGTTTATGGTTTGGGGAAATGTCCAATTctgagatagagaaagagagagagagagatacgtCACCTTTGCAAGAAATAAATACTCCTGTGATctttgaacactgacactgcaggagtttAGTTGattgtttacggctcagcatcaaaggattcatggtccagaacatcattttttttaatcaaactttgacgccatgcCACGGACACaacgtgtgacgaaaaatcaatcttttaataactttttatctccatcttgttgtgatgacactcatctcaatttgaaaactgtcagtgctcgggccctaataaatagttaaaaaagtaataataattgtCTGTATGGGCCTAACAATAGCCTAACCTTGACATGTCAGGCCTATCAATAACAATAtgctatgtatctatctatatatggtGGTGTAGTTGAGGGTGGCGGTGGAGGGCggcgggtgggtgggggggccccaactacccctaaccagctttgggggggcccagcttgcagaGTCGGAGTGGGAGCAGGAAGTGTAGCATGCATCAGTGGCCCAGGTCCAGTGTGGTTGTGGCAGTGCTGGTGTGGTTGGTGAGGCATTGTCGGGGGCTCAGAGCCAGAGAGGCCCAGCGAGGCGGGCTCATTAACAACAGGACGTACCCCTGAACCTCTAAACCCAGCTCAACCCCAACCCAACACCGGGGCTTTAACAGCCCCGGTGTTGTGGTTGGAGCCTCGCCACAACCAGAGCTGAGCTGTGCATgacgactcccccccccccccccgtttcaaTCAGTCCAGAGAGAGTGTCACCAAAAACACCTGCCGCCACAAAGCACAGACACATATATCAAGGTTGTACAGACCGACAATAAAGTTTTTACATTTCTGCACCAGACATGATTCGACAGAACCAGTGAGCTGAATTTGCTGAGTCGCGGTTAGTAGTAGACTTGATGAACGACGAAGACGCctgctcactgtctctctgttctCATTCATGCCGTATATCAGTTACATGTGTGCCTTtatgacagacagactgacagggcAGTAACTCACTACTGTGCCAGAGTCAGAGCTCTTTCTGCTGCCGTCATTGACTGCAGGTCGAAGGACAGAGGATGATGTCATGGAGCGTTTATTTCTGTTGGCTGCCCTCCACGTTGTCTTCCTAAAGCTCTGTCTCACCTTATGGGGCCGGCATGTGGCCCCATGAGGCCATGTCTGCTCAGCTCTGTGGAGACACTGGGGCTATAAGCCATGATTCCACAATCCAAACTCCAAACTTTTAAAGTTCTGTTGCTATCCTGTACTTCAATGGCACCTGTTTTagcgccccggcgcttggctgttcacaacggacactgaagcgacgctgaagcgccgggcagcgctaataatatcacccgttgatccagtagatcgctgcacggctttgtgccagtcacaccggaggctgaagcaccgcgctgcgccaaggctgcctcgcggtgcttcagcctccggtgtgaccggcacaaagttttaacatgggagtggatgggagccagctgttatttaaggcttggtgctgcgctgaagcgtccggtgtgaacccggtgtaaaggccaatgtatgcttctccgttttgacggacacggacagataggaccacctctccaacgtggaacgccctctccgtgcctctccgaggctcctcggagagcttttcgtgcagctctcatttttctaactacacgtcgaaatgacggacagcccacggatagcacttggctgtgattggtccgctaacgccagcatttcggaatggaaacttcctgttccattccctacatcacaataaaccaaaatcacaactacgactctatgattaatgtgacaagtgtgttaagccagcggcgttgtccggctgacggtggctggttagagcacttacagcatgtgtgtacggtcacatacggttataacgaactttcataacgggggtagcgggctagccaccatgctaactgcggtgggaacagcgcaaaaacccgctgactttaatcccacggctctcatgacactgtttctcaaacaccgtccggttagaagcaaacacttggtagtagctagtatcgggtgtccgtgctgactgtgtgtggaagctggggggagctagctgcctccgtgtagcttcaagctgttgcagctgttgaattagcaacgcagtttggaaacaagaccggggaaccgctgcgctaagacacgataacaaaagcattttgacccgctgggtgtcactttattcagcaaaaactgtcgcgtcatcaacatcctttttctgttagttgccatcgttcactgtgtgtgaggagccgggaggacgtaaataaaccagcgtggacttcttctatatacctcatgaggtaggcttgtctaaactcgacttccgtttcgccatctactgttctggcggtgaattgttttcacaacaaaaaggtttgtagaactataaatcaaaaagggtccgtccgatccgtccgtccgtcattccgaaacggactcggagaagcatactgaggccttaaggccaatgtatgcttctgcgttttgacggacacggacagataggaccgccctctccaacgtggaacgccctctgcgtgcctctccgaggctcctcggagagcttttcgtgccgcgctcatttttctaactatacgtcgaaatgacggacagcccacggatagcacttggctgtgattggtccgctaacgccagcatttcggaatggaaacttcctgttccattccctacatcacaataaaccaaaatcacaactacgactctatgattaatgtgacaagtgtgttaagccagcggcgttgtccggctgacggtggctggttagagcacttacagcatgtgtgtactgtatacacacggttataacgaactttgataacgggggtagcgggctagccaccatgctaactgcggtgggaacagcgcaaaaacccgctgactttaatcccacggttctcatgacactgtttctcaaacaccgtcaggttagaagcaaacacttggtagtagttagtatcgggtgtccctgctgactgtgtgtggaagctggggggagctagctgcctccgtgtagcttcaagctgttgcagctgttgaattagcaacgcagtttggaaacaagaccggggaaccgctgcgttaagacacgataacataagcattttgacccgctgggtgttactttatttcagcaaaaactgtcgcgtcgtcaacatcctttttctgttagttgccatcgttccctgtgtgtgaggagccgggaggacgtaaataaaccagcgtggacttcttctatatacctcatgaggtaggcaggtctaagctcgacttccgtttcgccatctaccgttctggcggtgaattgttttcacaagaaaaaggctcgtagaactataaatcaaaaagggtccgtccgatccgtccgtccgtcattccgaaacggactcggagaagcatactgaggcctttagtaaataactcacaatgcgttgcttagcatacgtcacatactacgttgctctgattggttgtgggtctatccaattgagcgaaaaagaattttacttcctggtcagttgaaacacgccccataatcacagcccaatggagcggtctcagactcacattctgactagaattgtgagtctgacaacgtcaggctactggactttaataaagttacacataaagagagaagtttcctgtcgtctatacgcgaggacgctacaatatgaacgtgttcaccgttcatattcattatttgtcattgagttgcgttcagttcatgttctcataaaagtgaacgtgttcaatgtgcgcgttcttttgcgttcgttcatgcacaacactgataaGAGCTTTGgggtatttttattattattatggggaagaacatttgtgtttaacaaataaatacatcacaTTATCGATACTCAGCACTGCTTTATTTTCCTATTAGATTAATTTATGTCTTAGGCTCTCACTATTAATGTGTCATTATAAATTCTACTTGGTGAttctacagaaaaaaatatatagatttttAAAATTTTGCACCGACATTTGAAGGCAGATATTTTCGCGTTTTCGTCCCGGTTTTCTCTTAATTTTGACCTTAACCTCGCCCCTTAGCGTGGGTGTAACTAGGAAGTGAGGTCGGTTACTAGGGGAAACTGGGGGAAAGAGCAGAGGCGAGTTCTCTGCGTTGAGACTCGAACCATCGAGTGAATCGAACAAACATCGAGTGACGGCAGCAGACTTCACGTCCAGCAAGGTGAGTCCGTGATATTTACCGAGTCATGAAAGCCTCGACTCGGCTCCGTCAGTGATGACTAGCGAGTGAGCGGCGGGACGCTTTGTTCGTGTGTTTTTCATTAGAGTAAACaagtcaaatgcacaacaacacGTGTAAAACAAGCAGCGACATAACATATACTGGATAAtatctagtgtgtgtgtgtgtgtgtgtgtgtgtgtgagtgagtggtttCTATCCtcgacctcacacacacacagctagcgCCTGGTTCAGACGCTGCAGGTGGCCATTATACATCATGCAGCTCTGGTCAGGAGAAAGCAGAGGTTATTTCTACTGCTCTTGATTCGTCATGATTCAGGTCTATGGCTCTGCCGACCCTCTCGGCCCATGTACCCGGCCGCTCCCGTGCGCTGGCCAGTCAGATGGCCCGGCAGCGGGAGCAGGAGGCCCGGTGTCGGCAGCAGTGGGAGCAGCATGCCCGGTACTTCAGAGAGCAGAGTGTCTGCAGCCAGAGGCAGGCGGCGTGGAGCTCCGGCCAGTCCCACCAGCGGAGGTAACTCATCCACCAGTGCTGCACAGCACCAACAGGCTCACACCAGTCTGGAGCATCAGCGATAAAAACCATCCAGAGGTGCAAAGCAACAGAGAGTCACAGTACAGAAATGGTTATTCTAGATTATTCACACAAAACTAATTACACCTTACAAAAGGGGTCTTTCAACCAATTATCttaaatcaatgaatcaatcaaattgtatttgtatagcccaaaTTCACaattcacaatttgtctcacaggGCTTTAACAATGTGCAACATCCTCTTTCCTtgaccctcaacaagagtaaggaaaaactacaacaaaaactattaaacaggggggggggatctagaaacctcagagagagccacatgtgagggatctctGTACCAGGACGGACAGTGCAGTAGATGTTGCATGTAACTGGGCACATTAGCAAAATAACAGtgtttacaacattgattagaaaaaGAAATAGAATCATATAAGTACGGTATTAGTGCACTACTCATTACCTCCTTTACAGCATTTGGGTGCTTGTTGATTGTTCTTTAGGTGTGTAGAGCAATAGTCTTCCTTTAAATCCGTTGATAGTCTGTTTATGTGCTGTGATttaatatgtgcatgtgtgtctgccaGTTTCATCATCAGCAACGGATGAAAGGGAAAAATGTCAGCGAAAGAAAACACACGTTTTTTCACTCTCCTTTTCCCCAGTATGTCGTCATACCACAAACagagagtgaaggaggagaaacaggcCAGCCTGGAGCGGCGCAGGAACCTGCTGAGGGCCATGCTTCAAAAGGAACAAGAGCAGCTGGAGGCCGAGCTCAGAGAAGTGGTACCTGACAGGGCAACACTGGCAAGTCAGCTGGTGCAAAAAGCCGAGGAGCTTCGCACAGCCAGAGATGAAAGAAGGAAAAAGGTAGCTGCATTGTTTTAGCTGCATATTTCTTTTACAACACAGTGTATAATCCCTgttatttctgtttctttatCCCTAGCTTGCACAAGAGCTGTTGAGGGAGCACTGGAAGAAAAACAACCCAGAGTTGCGAGAGGTAGTCAATTTTTAACTATTAACGCAAAAGTGACACGTGCCAAACCGGTTACCTCAATGTCTGACTATtgatgagaaagagaaatggCCTAAAGGAATCTAGTGACCATCCTATACGTCTGAAGAACACAGCAAGTGGAGAAAACAGACACTTTTTTTCAAGATGTCCATTTGATCTGGAAACGAATAGGTCTAGTGATGCAGCTATTCCATGACTTTCTGTTAACCTGAGCGCAGTGTCGACTCGGGAGAATAAAATGTCCGGGTGTCCCTTCCGCCAGGGGTCAGGTTCATAAGTATCTCTGTCGCGCCTGTGTCAGAACTTGTTCTTTTAATCCGTCCACAGGTCGAGTCAGCATTACATAAAGATCATGTTGTCAGCCAATGGCAGGAGCAGATATCTGAGAAGACACAGGTAGGAAATTCATCACAGCTCTTTTAGAACAGTGTCAGGATAAGATGTGTTTTTTCACCTCCAGGAGTTTGTGTGCAATATTCCATTTTAATCAAACCAAAAAGTGAATAAATTGTTCCCCAGTTCTCTGAAGTATTACCTTCACCAGGCCAGCGGTGACACAGAGGACCCACAAGTCATTAAACTATCATTATCCTTTTATGTGACTGATTTAGGTaacaaattcatttttaattaaacagcgCCCATGTCATCTGTGACCACAGTATCAGGTCTGAGATCTACTCAGGTTAATCCCCTCAACCTGCTACATAATTTAGAAAGTTTGGACACCCACTGTAAATGACCCATCTCTTTTTATACATGCAGCAAGAAGtggcagagcaggaggagacgaggCGCTTCGAAACGGAGTATGAACGCACCCGGAAAGAGGCTTTGGAGCGGATtagacaggtggaggagaaaaggaaagcAGAGGAGCACAAGAGAGGAGAAGACCTTTTCAAACAGATGGAAGAACTGAAGCTGAGGGAAGAAGAGGTATAAAGATCTTGGACTACATTTTCCTCTGTGAGAAGGGATTTTGGAGGTTAAGcatcatcctccctctctctctctctctcaggcctCTCGTCTAAAGAAGGAGCAAGAGGCTCTGCTGGtgcagcagtgggagctggagaacttggaggaggagagaaggaaggtGGAGGAAAGACGAAAGAAGTCTGAGATGGGGTAAGGGAAGATCTTTCAGTAGATGACTCATCGCAAGTGTGCTCATACAGGTGAGGTCTTAGATTCATTGAATTCATGTTCCACCAGGTATTTCTTGATCCGTCAATATCGAGCTCAGTTAAAGAGAAGAGCGCAGCAAGTGCAGGAGGAACTGGTAAGTTTAGTGAGTGTACTCcagatatgtatatatatttcggGGTTTA
The genomic region above belongs to Pleuronectes platessa chromosome 4, fPlePla1.1, whole genome shotgun sequence and contains:
- the tchp gene encoding trichoplein keratin filament-binding protein, with the protein product MALPTLSAHVPGRSRALASQMARQREQEARCRQQWEQHARYFREQSVCSQRQAAWSSGQSHQRSMSSYHKQRVKEEKQASLERRRNLLRAMLQKEQEQLEAELREVVPDRATLASQLVQKAEELRTARDERRKKLAQELLREHWKKNNPELREVESALHKDHVVSQWQEQISEKTQQEVAEQEETRRFETEYERTRKEALERIRQVEEKRKAEEHKRGEDLFKQMEELKLREEEASRLKKEQEALLVQQWELENLEEERRKVEERRKKSEMGYFLIRQYRAQLKRRAQQVQEELEADRKILSALLEGEHEDRRMESTRRERAVADAAWMKQVIEEQLQLEQEREAEFDILHREEAQRVWEKREAEWEKERKARERLMHEVLVGRQQQLEQKVQKNREAQEELLMRREELIQELELEKDIRRQEKDSEEGRRTARTQELNAQVEQQRQEHWEEQCQKEQDEERDREALRIQEEDLRLEMLRIAKKGYQEKVHSRPRSAWT